Within Halorubrum lacusprofundi ATCC 49239, the genomic segment GGATCACCGTCCCCGACGCGTTGGCGATCTCGGCCGGAACGCGGAGCGGGTCGAGAGAGAGCCCGATCGCAGTGACGACGACAGTCGCGATCAGCCCGGCGATCGGGCCGGCGACCCCGATGTCGAACAGGGCCCTCCGTGAGGGCATCCGACCTCGCATCCGGATGATCGCTCCGAGAGTCCCGAACGGGAACACGAACGGGATGACGTACGGCAGCGAGACGTCGACGCCGTGGTACCGCCCGGCGACGTAGTGGCCGAGCTCGTGGGTCATCAAGACGCCGAGCACCGCGGCCGTGAACGGCCACGCCCGCAGCATGGTCAGGGGGTTCGCGGCGATCTCCTCCCATCCGATGTAGTACCACCCGTACGCGCCCACGAACAGCGTCGACAGAACTGTCGCCGCGAACATGCCGATGTTCATCCACGGGATTCCGGCTCGTCCGTGGTCGAACGGAGTTGCGACGACGGTGTGGCCCCCCTCAACCGTCTCTACGTCGACATCGTAGCCGGCGTCTCGGAACTCCGGGACCAGCTTCCGCAACAGCGTGCGCTCCGGAATGTACGACTCTCCGACGTACCGAACGCGGCCGTCCTCCCGGCAGATCTCGTCGACCCGGAAGAACGTCCGGAGCGGCTCCGGACGCGGAACGTCGGACGCCTCCGACGGCTCCACGTCCTCGTGTTCTGGCATCGTCGGTGGTAGCTGGTCGGCGAGTATAAACCCCGCGTCGGGCGAGGCGTCCGGATCGATCGAGAGCGGGGAGAAAGGTTGCGGAACGACGGCTGGTAGGGAAGCCGTCAGAGTGTCAGTGCGAGTGACAGTGTGCGATTGTCAGCGTGGGTGCGGGGACGCGTGTGAACGCGCCGTTCGGTAGTACTTCCAGCGATCAGGCGGGCTCGACGCGCCAGGTCGTCGCGCCCGTGTACGACCACTTCTCGACGGTGAGCTCCGTGGCCGAGTCTCGGAGCTTCAGCATCAGGGCGCCGATCTCCTTCGGCGAGAGATCGACATCCTGGGAGATGAACTTCCCTTTGAAGTACATCTCACCGTCCTCCGCGCGGTCGAGTAGGTACCGCTTCAGCCGCTCTTCCTTGCTGAGGTCGTCGGTCGAGGTCCCGGTCGTGGAGGGGTTTGCAGTCGCGCTCATGGTACACTCTCCGCTTATTCCCGGAGGGTGTTATAAAGGGAAGACCGTTAGAGGGTGTTCAGTGGCTTTCAGGGCGTTTCAGGCCGACCCAACGAGCTAAAAGGTGTCAGACAAACGCTTCATAACCGTTTGATATCCACTTAGACGTTTTATAATATCCTTAAAACGGTTTACTACACCAGCCGGGAACCTCGCCTTCGCCTCACCTCGTCGATGCACGATGCCGCCATTTGTCGGCAACAATCTCTGGATAATTCCGCCCGGGGCGCTCGCTCGCGTCCGGTCGAGGCCCGCGTTCGACAGTTTCTGCGCGCTCCCGTCCGGCTACTCTCTCCGGTGGACCCAGAACTCCTCGGCCTCCGTGGACTCCTTTTTGAATATCGGTACCTCGTCTTTCAGTCGGTCAATCCCGTCCTCGACCGTTCGGAACGCCTCCCCGCGGTGGCCCGCGAGAACGACGATAAACACGATATCTTCGCCCGCCTCGATCACGCCCGTCCGGTGGTGCATCCGAACTTCAAATACTCCGTCGCGCTCGGTCAGCTCGGCGGCGATGGCGTCCATCTGCTCCGCAGCGACCCCCTCGTACTTCTCGAACGCGAGGTGGGTCGTCCGGTCGTCGTTCGGAGCGTCTCGCGCGCGAACTCGCCCGGTGAACGTCGCGATGGCACCGGCGCGGTCTGCGTCCGCTGACGCCTCCACCTGACGCACGAGCGCCTCCCGGGTGACCCACGGCTCCGCGTCGGCCAGATCCGTGACGAGCCCGTCGAGGTCGATCTGGTCGGGTGCGTCGGCGGCGGCGACGACCGATCCGGGAACGTCCGCCGGCTCCGCGTCCGCACCGAGCAGGACCGTCGGGACGCGCAGGCGGGACTCGCCGACCGCGACGAGGTAGTCGTGATCGGGCGCGAGTCCGTCGAGGAGGTCATCGAGTCCCTCGACGCGCCCGCGTCCCGCCCACGAGCCGTCTGCATCGAGCGCGATCGCCGTGTCGGCGGCCCTCTCCGCCGCTCCCTCGTCATCGGAGTCGTCTCGTCTCACCGCGACGCCGCCGTCAGTCACCTCGGACTCGGCGGCTCGACCGGGGGCTTCGCCTCGTTCTCCGTCCTCCCCACCGCAGTCGACGACCGCCACTCGCCCATCGAGCCGGTCTGCGAGCGTCCCCGCGAGGTCGGTCGCTCCGGGGCCGACGATCGATATCGGTTGCATACTCGAAGGCGGACTGCGAGCGGCTTAGGCGTTTCCCGGCGCGGTCGGGATCAACCACCGCTGTTCGAGCTGTCCCGCCTGTGTCGGAACAAACGTTCGCCTGCACCGCTGTCTCCGCCTGTCCCGCTTGATAATCCTTAAGACCGCGACAGGGATATTCGACAGTAATGAGAGTCGTCGTTTCTATCGGCGGGAGCGTGCTCGCGCCCGATCTGGACCCCGACCGGGTGGCCGCGTACGCCGAGGCGATCGAGCGACTGGCGGCCGACGGCTGCGAAGTCGGCGTCGTCGTCGGCGGGGGCGGCGTCGCGCGCGAGTACATCGAGACGGCGCGCGAATTGGGCGCCAACGAGGTCGAACTCGACCAGCTGGGCATCGGGACGACCCGGCTCAACGCCCGCCTGCTTATCGCCGCGCTCGCCGGCGGCGCGAACCTCTCGCCGGCGACGGGGTACGACGAGGCGGCCGCCGCCCTCCGCCGCGGGGAGGTGTCGGTGATGGGCGGCGTGACCCCCGGACAGACTACCGACGCGGTCGCCGCCGCCTTCGCGGAGTCGGTCGACGCCGACCTGCTCGTGTACGCGACGAGCGCGAACGGCGTGTACGATGCCGACCCCAACGTCGACGACGACGCGACCCAGTTCGGGTCGATGTCGCCGGCGGAGCTCGTCGACATCGTCCTTCCGATGAGCCGGAACGCGGGGGCGTCTGCTCCCGTCGACCTGCTCGCGGCCAAGCTGATCGACCGCGCGGGCATCCGCTCGATCGTCCTCGACGGGACGAATCCCGAGGTTGTCGTCGACGCCGTCCTCCGCGGCGACCACACCGGCACCGACGTGATTCCGACTGGGAGCGAGGAGCCGATCTACTGGACGGGGTCGAGCGACGCATGAGCGCCGACGACTCCCCGCACATCCTCTCGGAACAGGCGCGAGACACGGACGGATCGGCGGGCGACGACGACGAGGGGGACGACGGCAAGGGGTTCCGCGCCTTCTGGGCTGACGTGGTCGCCGACGAGATCGAGGCGCGCGACCCGGACGAGCCGATCGTGATCAAGGGCGGCGTCTCTCCTTCGGGGGTCGCACACCTCGGCAACTTCAACGAGATCATGCGAGGGTACTTCGTCGCGGCGGTGTTGCGCGAGCGCGGCCACGAAGTCCGGCAGGTGTTCACCTCCGACGACAAGGACCCGCTCCGCAAGATCCCGCGGAAGCTGGCGAACCCCGACGGGGAGATCGTGGGGCTCGGCGAGGTCGACGCGGGCGCGCTCGGCCGGAACCTCGGGAAGCCGTACACCGCGATTCCGGACCCGTTCGGCGAGCGCGACTCGTACGCCGCCCACTTCGCCGCCCTGTTGAAGGCCGATGCCGACCGATTGGAGATTCCGGTCGAGATGGTCTCGAACACGGAGCTGTACGCCGACGGCGCCTTCGACGACGTGACTCGGAGGGTCCTCTCTGACCTTGACGGCGTTCGCGAGGTGCTCTCGCAGTATCAGGACAAGGTCGACGGCGAGTACGTCCCGTTCAATCCGGTGTGTGGCGAGTGCGGGAAGATCACGGAGACGGTCACGAGCGTCGACCTCGACGCCGAGACTGTCGAGTACGTCTGTACCGACATGGACGTCGGCGACAATACCATCGAAGGGTGCGGCCACGAGGGGACTGCCACGTTCCGCGAGGGGAAGCTCCCGTGGCGGCTGGAGTGGCCCGGCCAATGGGACGTGCTCGGCGTCGACTTCGAGCCGTTCGGCAAGGACCACGCGGAGGGGTCATGGCCCTCCGGCGTCGACGTGGCGCGGAACGTCCTCGGAATCGAGCCGCCGGTGCCGATGGTGTACGAGTGGTTCACGCTCAACGGCGAGCCGCTCTCCTCGTCGGCCGGCAACATCGTCACCGTCTCGGAACTGCTCGACCTGCTCGAACCCGCGGTGCTCCGGTACTTCTTCGCGCTCCACCCGAAGAAGGCACGCGACCTCGACATCGAACGACTCGACCAGCTCGTCGACCGGTTCGACCGGTTCGAGCGCGCGTACTTCGGCGAGGTCGACGACGAGGATCTGACCGCCTTCGCCGAGCGCGCCTACCCGTTCGTCGTTAGGCGCGCGGACGACCCGCCCACCGAGAAGCCCGTGCGGCTCCCGTACACCTTCGCGGCGGTCCTCGGGATGGTCGACGACCCAGCGTTCCGGGAGCGACTCGCCCGTGACGAGGGACACATCCCCGACGACGCCTCCGACGAGACCGTCGAAGCCGCGCTAGCCCGCGTCGAGAAGGCGCGCAACTGGGCGGAGCGCACCGCTAACGAGTACGACTACCGGCTCCAGACGGAGTTGCCCGACGCCGACTTCGACGACGATGTTGCGGCTGCGCTCGACGACCTCGCGGAGTTCGTCGCGGCCGGCCACGACGGCGAGGCGATCCAAGCGGAGATATACGAGACGGCGCGCGCACACGACGTTGAGGTGAGCGACTTCTTCGCCGCGGGCTACCGGCTCTTCTTCGACGACACGCAGGGGCCGCGGCTCGGCGAGTTCCTCGGCGAGTTGGAGCGTGACTACGTCGTGGCACGGCTCCGCCGGGAGGCGTAGATGCCCGAGGACCGCTCGCTCGACGAGTTCGAGGGCTCGGACGATGACTCCGAGGACACCGACGACACCGCGGGCGCTGACGCGTCAGCCGCAGAACCGGATGATACCGTGATCGACGACGACCCGTCCCCCGCGACGGCGACATCAACGTGGACTACCGGCGGCGCCGACTGCGAGCGGTGCGGTGAGCGCGTTGAGCGCCGCTGGCTCGACGACGGAGACCGCGTCTGTCCCGATTGTAAACTCTGGTAGTTCAGTCAAGGTTTAATACGTCTCGGAGACAGCCGTTGCTTACGGCAAAAATCGGCTGAGGTTTAGTGAAATATATATGAAATTAGAATCTGATTTCATCTTCGGCCGGTCTCCGCGGGGGCTCACCGTCGCGTACCTTTGTCTTGGAGCGCTGTTCGTCCTCGCAACCGACCTCGCAGTCGTGTCCATGGTCGGATCGCTTTCGACGTGGACGCCGGTTCACGCCGTTGACGGGTGGCTGTTCGTCAGCATCTCGTCGCTGGTCTTCTACGGCGCGACGGCGTATCAGAAGCGCCGGGCGGCCGCCGCCCGGCGCGAGCTAGAGACGTCGAACCAGCAGCTCCAGGTATTGAGTCGGGTTTTCCGACACAACGTGCGAAACGATCTCAATGTCATTCAGGGGTACACAGACCTACTCGCCGAGCGGGTCGACGACGAACGGAGCCGGGAATGCCTAGAAACGATCCGGGAGACGACCGACGACGTGGTGGAGATTAGCGAGAAGCTGCGCGTCATCGAGGATGCATCACCGACTCCTCCGAGTGGG encodes:
- a CDS encoding DUF7123 family protein: MSATANPSTTGTSTDDLSKEERLKRYLLDRAEDGEMYFKGKFISQDVDLSPKEIGALMLKLRDSATELTVEKWSYTGATTWRVEPA
- a CDS encoding DUF7573 domain-containing protein codes for the protein MPEDRSLDEFEGSDDDSEDTDDTAGADASAAEPDDTVIDDDPSPATATSTWTTGGADCERCGERVERRWLDDGDRVCPDCKLW
- the pyrH gene encoding UMP kinase translates to MRVVVSIGGSVLAPDLDPDRVAAYAEAIERLAADGCEVGVVVGGGGVAREYIETARELGANEVELDQLGIGTTRLNARLLIAALAGGANLSPATGYDEAAAALRRGEVSVMGGVTPGQTTDAVAAAFAESVDADLLVYATSANGVYDADPNVDDDATQFGSMSPAELVDIVLPMSRNAGASAPVDLLAAKLIDRAGIRSIVLDGTNPEVVVDAVLRGDHTGTDVIPTGSEEPIYWTGSSDA
- a CDS encoding molybdopterin synthase is translated as MQPISIVGPGATDLAGTLADRLDGRVAVVDCGGEDGERGEAPGRAAESEVTDGGVAVRRDDSDDEGAAERAADTAIALDADGSWAGRGRVEGLDDLLDGLAPDHDYLVAVGESRLRVPTVLLGADAEPADVPGSVVAAADAPDQIDLDGLVTDLADAEPWVTREALVRQVEASADADRAGAIATFTGRVRARDAPNDDRTTHLAFEKYEGVAAEQMDAIAAELTERDGVFEVRMHHRTGVIEAGEDIVFIVVLAGHRGEAFRTVEDGIDRLKDEVPIFKKESTEAEEFWVHRRE
- a CDS encoding sensor histidine kinase → MKLESDFIFGRSPRGLTVAYLCLGALFVLATDLAVVSMVGSLSTWTPVHAVDGWLFVSISSLVFYGATAYQKRRAAAARRELETSNQQLQVLSRVFRHNVRNDLNVIQGYTDLLAERVDDERSRECLETIRETTDDVVEISEKLRVIEDASPTPPSGRVDLVEAVREAATGVDRTDVSLTLDAPAEAWVHADESIEYPIQEVFENAVTHNDESVRRIDARVTENGSTACLEVSDNGPGIPADERAVLRAEEETPLSHASSIGLWLVKWMCETQGGTVRFETTDDGTTVRLRFDSVDNS
- a CDS encoding site-2 protease family protein, translating into MPEHEDVEPSEASDVPRPEPLRTFFRVDEICREDGRVRYVGESYIPERTLLRKLVPEFRDAGYDVDVETVEGGHTVVATPFDHGRAGIPWMNIGMFAATVLSTLFVGAYGWYYIGWEEIAANPLTMLRAWPFTAAVLGVLMTHELGHYVAGRYHGVDVSLPYVIPFVFPFGTLGAIIRMRGRMPSRRALFDIGVAGPIAGLIATVVVTAIGLSLDPLRVPAEIANASGTVIRFNNPPLLGIIADLIGQPTAYEDPGLTAHPVVIGGWVGMFFTLLNLLPVGQLDGGHMVRAMLGPRQETVAALVPGALFSIAAYLYFWRGFGLDQSVGLWTFWGVFSLVIAFNGPANPTDEERLGWPRLAVGIGTFAVGALCFLLVPIEVITA
- the lysS gene encoding lysine--tRNA ligase, coding for MSADDSPHILSEQARDTDGSAGDDDEGDDGKGFRAFWADVVADEIEARDPDEPIVIKGGVSPSGVAHLGNFNEIMRGYFVAAVLRERGHEVRQVFTSDDKDPLRKIPRKLANPDGEIVGLGEVDAGALGRNLGKPYTAIPDPFGERDSYAAHFAALLKADADRLEIPVEMVSNTELYADGAFDDVTRRVLSDLDGVREVLSQYQDKVDGEYVPFNPVCGECGKITETVTSVDLDAETVEYVCTDMDVGDNTIEGCGHEGTATFREGKLPWRLEWPGQWDVLGVDFEPFGKDHAEGSWPSGVDVARNVLGIEPPVPMVYEWFTLNGEPLSSSAGNIVTVSELLDLLEPAVLRYFFALHPKKARDLDIERLDQLVDRFDRFERAYFGEVDDEDLTAFAERAYPFVVRRADDPPTEKPVRLPYTFAAVLGMVDDPAFRERLARDEGHIPDDASDETVEAALARVEKARNWAERTANEYDYRLQTELPDADFDDDVAAALDDLAEFVAAGHDGEAIQAEIYETARAHDVEVSDFFAAGYRLFFDDTQGPRLGEFLGELERDYVVARLRREA